The Deltaproteobacteria bacterium genome includes a region encoding these proteins:
- a CDS encoding MFS transporter, with amino-acid sequence MNSSAVLLFLLSFGHMCTDIVQGALPALLPFLKERFDLSYAVTGTLLMAAHLTSSVIQPLFGYVTDRRPFPILLPLGCAISGVGIALVPLSPSFGWLVAFVMFTGLGTAAFHPEGFKATACIASERRATGMSFFSVGGNLGFAIGSPAAIFLVSRYGLPGASGLLFPTVVAALLFLPALPAIRSRIESVSSAPRKSAMTGVERPLYAVSLIVLIVVLRSWTQLGLATYIPFLYQAQLKSDPAYVATLLFFFLGAGTVGTVIGGPLADRFGHRRLLFFSTALQIPLIFLFLRSSGGLVFLSAALLGGTIVSTFSVTIVMAQELFPKRMATASGAIAGFAIGTGGVGVTLIGVVADRYGVPVATNLINVLPVIGLLLALLLPLPWKAGHER; translated from the coding sequence GTGAACTCCTCCGCCGTCCTGCTCTTCCTCCTCTCCTTCGGGCACATGTGCACGGACATCGTGCAGGGGGCCCTGCCGGCGCTCCTCCCGTTCCTCAAGGAGCGGTTCGACCTTTCGTACGCCGTCACGGGGACGCTGCTCATGGCGGCGCACCTCACCTCGTCCGTGATCCAACCGCTGTTCGGCTACGTCACGGACCGGCGCCCCTTCCCGATCCTGCTGCCGCTCGGGTGCGCGATCTCCGGCGTCGGGATCGCGCTGGTTCCGCTCTCCCCGTCGTTCGGCTGGCTGGTGGCGTTCGTCATGTTCACCGGGCTGGGCACCGCGGCGTTCCATCCGGAGGGGTTCAAGGCGACCGCGTGCATCGCGTCGGAGCGGCGCGCGACGGGGATGTCCTTCTTCTCCGTGGGGGGGAACCTCGGGTTCGCCATCGGCTCCCCGGCGGCGATCTTCCTCGTCTCCAGGTACGGGCTCCCGGGGGCGTCCGGACTCCTCTTCCCGACCGTCGTCGCCGCGCTCCTGTTCCTTCCCGCCTTGCCGGCGATCCGGAGCCGGATCGAATCGGTATCCTCCGCTCCGCGGAAGAGCGCGATGACCGGTGTGGAGCGGCCCCTCTACGCCGTGTCGCTCATCGTCCTGATCGTCGTGCTGCGCTCGTGGACCCAACTGGGGCTCGCCACCTACATCCCCTTCCTCTACCAGGCGCAGTTGAAGAGCGACCCGGCGTACGTGGCGACCCTCCTCTTCTTCTTCCTCGGCGCGGGCACCGTGGGCACGGTGATCGGGGGGCCGCTGGCGGACCGGTTCGGGCACCGTCGGCTCCTCTTTTTCTCCACCGCCTTGCAGATCCCCCTCATCTTCCTATTCCTCCGGTCGTCGGGGGGACTCGTCTTCTTGTCGGCCGCGCTTCTGGGCGGGACGATCGTCTCGACCTTCTCGGTCACGATCGTGATGGCCCAGGAACTGTTCCCGAAGCGGATGGCCACGGCCTCGGGCGCCATCGCCGGATTCGCCATCGGCACGGGCGGCGTCGGCGTCACCCTGATCGGGGTGGTCGCAGACCGGTACGGCGTCCCGGTGGCCACGAACCTGATCAACGTCCTCCCCGTGATCGGCCTCTTGCTCGCCCTGCTCCTGCCGCTCCCG